A section of the Enterococcus montenegrensis genome encodes:
- the ccpA gene encoding catabolite control protein A produces MDKQTITIYDVAREANVSMATVSRVVNGNPNVKPATRKKVLEVIDRLDYRPNAVARGLASKKTTTVGVIIPDVSNMYFASLARGIDDVATMYKYNIILANSDGDTQKEVNVLNNLLAKQVDGVIFMGHRITDEIRGEFSRSKTPVVLAGSIDPDEQVGSVNIDYTNATKDAVNLLAKNGNEKIAFVSGALIDPINGQNRLQGYKEALKENNLTYNEGLIFEAKYNFKDGISLVSRLKNSGATAAFVTDDELAIGILDGLVDEGVNVPEDFEILTSNNSLLTDVARPRLSSITQPLYDIGAVSMRLLTKMMNKEDVEEKTIILPYGIDEKGSTK; encoded by the coding sequence ATGGACAAACAAACAATTACAATTTATGACGTTGCCCGTGAAGCCAATGTTTCAATGGCTACTGTTTCGCGTGTTGTCAATGGCAATCCCAATGTGAAGCCTGCTACTCGCAAAAAAGTCTTAGAGGTTATCGATCGCCTAGACTATCGGCCTAACGCAGTTGCCCGTGGCTTAGCAAGTAAAAAAACGACAACGGTAGGGGTTATCATTCCTGATGTTAGCAACATGTATTTTGCTTCATTAGCTCGCGGGATTGATGATGTAGCGACAATGTACAAATACAATATTATTTTAGCTAACTCAGATGGTGATACACAAAAAGAAGTGAACGTTTTAAACAATTTATTAGCTAAACAAGTAGATGGCGTTATTTTTATGGGACACCGTATTACCGATGAAATTCGTGGTGAATTTTCCCGTTCTAAGACACCCGTTGTGTTAGCAGGCTCAATTGACCCAGATGAACAAGTAGGTAGTGTAAACATTGATTATACAAATGCAACAAAAGACGCTGTTAATTTATTAGCAAAAAACGGCAATGAAAAAATTGCTTTTGTCAGTGGTGCATTGATTGATCCAATTAATGGTCAAAACCGTTTACAAGGTTATAAAGAAGCACTAAAAGAAAATAATTTAACCTACAATGAAGGGTTAATTTTTGAAGCAAAATACAACTTTAAAGATGGTATTTCTTTAGTTTCACGTCTTAAAAACAGTGGTGCTACAGCAGCTTTTGTTACAGATGATGAACTGGCAATTGGTATTTTAGATGGTTTAGTTGATGAAGGTGTTAATGTACCAGAGGATTTTGAAATTCTGACAAGTAATAATTCATTACTAACAGACGTTGCCCGTCCACGTCTATCTAGTATTACCCAACCATTGTATGATATCGGGGCAGTTTCAATGCGTTTGTTGACCAAAATGATGAATAAAGAAGATGTCGAAGAAAAGACAATTATCTTACCTTATGGTATTGATGAAAAAGGCTCAACAAAATAA